From the genome of Monomorium pharaonis isolate MP-MQ-018 chromosome 2, ASM1337386v2, whole genome shotgun sequence, one region includes:
- the LOC105834735 gene encoding ubiquitin carboxyl-terminal hydrolase 35, whose amino-acid sequence MDTEYVMKNDIGHCLKLIVSGDDAAVNDGWLMLQNLQDREELGQQLTDCEDTLRDILRGKIANISEVPKIMAWMSRHISERRFNINPISNDVALLLQNTDIDDMSHLTELLGVLTDHRVYLPRSANHTRLCEAVVTSLSTFQMPLEPKKISEFYDNTAKVLQFLKTLCSNTKNGEHDSLMFTCLQTLYRIISDTNRKQEPGPGLAVILQVVETSIIPQAVDWILSQSHTDHQLIQALKVLCNWLPKWCEDRLSVWIMEFIRGLEKQHKYTTLLELTESSIDMLALMCRVLLIPVIRQNASNIIFYILKRHSSLSFVQNVVKRIPALIKDLMKENSDSSKECIQNLVDIMKVYSQRFPTCVPCGNTENYPFPVLPRMQVVRELCRELVWIDETKEFESVVEPERPLSEKVGLSNLGNTCYMNSVLQALLMTRQFCQEVLHYRPLNESSKTLLIEKLQNLFALLLYSKRISLAPTEVLRASRPTYFLPGQQQDSSEFLCHLLDVLHEQEKSINSNCGGNDSTALKCKIEKQEDDVTLPMESTKSIIKRWTTEEDLTEGLALQRKTQSLADFTRGEELGQRLSDSHSDSTDSGIQSVGGEETGMHTSLVHKVLGGECQITYQCAQCDTSSRNTDKFRDLQLCFPEEIQENQEVSVQDLINYYLTPEKLTGENKYRCDKCMKLCDAQRIITILQAPAHLILTLKHFRYDFDTRLRTKLRHKVVYNDTIQLPVSAIPFTVAETYHLYAAVVHSGYSMDYGHYFTYACDSKQNWYKFNDSFVTQTTFEDFKSMKPPDTPYILFYEKSGAHDGIYEDDKPELSTLSKRIQELIANDTTDYIDELRRRAVASQRSQLPTKQLRQHNNSDDDNPPPSSCRGAIDVPANRFLY is encoded by the exons ATGGACACCGAGTACGTAATGAAGAACGATATCGGGCACTGCTTGAAACTGATAGTGTCGGGGGACGACGCGGCGGTTAACGACGGCTGGCTGATGCTGCAGAATCTGCAGGATCGCGAGGAGCTCGGCCAGCAGTTGACCGACTGTGAGGACACCTTAAGGGATATCCTTCGGGGTAAGATAGCGAACATATCGGAGGTGCCGAAGATCATGGCCTGGATGTCGAGGCACATCTCCGAGAGGCGTTTCAACATTAATCCGATCTCCAACGACGTTGCCCTGCTACTGCAGAACACGGACATCGACGACATGTCGCACCTGACCGAGCTGCTTGGTGTGCTCACGGATCATCGGGTATACCTGCCCAGGTCGGCGAACCACACAAGACTCTGCGAGGCGGTAGTCACGAGCCTGTCCACCTTTCAGATGCCCTTGGAGCCGAAAAAAATATCCGAGTTCTATGACAACACCGCCAAGGTCTTGCAGTTTCTCAAGACGCTCTGCTCGAACACAAAAAACGGCGAGCATGACAGTCTAATGTTTACCTGCCTTCAGACTCTGTACCGTATTATATCCGACACAAACAGAAAGCAGGAACCTGGCCCGGGACTCGCCGTCATATTACAGGTGGTCGAGACCTCCATTATCCCACAGGCAGTGGACTGGATTTTGTCCCAGTCCCACACTGACCATCAACTGATACAAGCCTTAAAAGTTCTGTGCAATTGGCTACCGAAATGGTGTGAGGATCGGCTAAGTGTTTGGATTATGGAATTTATACGTGGTTTGGAGAAACAGCACAAGTATACCACTCTGCTTGAGCTAACGGAATCTTCGATAGACATGCTAGCGTTAATGTGCCGAGTGTTGCTGATACCAGTGATTCGCCAGAATGCCTccaacattatattttacattctgaAGCGGCATTCGTCATTGTCATTCGTTCAGAATGTAGTTAAAAGAATACCGGCATTGATAAAAGACCTGATGAAGGAGAATTCGGATTCCAGTAAAGAGTGCATACAGAATTTGGTTGACATCATGAAAGTGTACAGTCAGAGATTTCCCACCTGTGTACCTTGTGGCAACACAGAAAATTATCCCTTCCCCGTACTGCCACGTATGCAGGTTGTTCGAGAACTTTGCAGGGAGCTAGTGTGGATAGACGAGACAAAAGAGTTTGAGTCAGTTGTTGAACCAGAAAGGCCATTGTCTGAAAAGGTTGGCTTGTCCAATCTGGGTAATACCTGCTACATGAACAGCGTACTACAGGCTTTACTGATGACCAGACAGTTCTGCCAAGAAGTATTGCATTATCGTCCCTTAAATGAATCAAGTAAAACACTTTTGATAGAGAAACTTCAAAATTTGTTtgcattacttttatattccAAGCGAATAAGTTTGGCACCGACCGAGGTATTACGAGCGTCACGACcaacatattttttacctGGCCAGCAACAGGACAGTTCAGAATTTCTTTG TCATCTTTTGGATGTCCTGCATGAGCAAGAAAAGTCCATTAATTCAAACTGTGGAGGAAATGATAGTACGGctcttaaatgtaaaatagagaAGCAGGAAGACGACGTGACATTGCCGATGGAATCaacaaaaagtattattaaacgtTGGACAACTGAAGAGGACTTAACAGAAGGTTTGGCTTTGCAACGGAAAACACAGTCATTGGCAGATTTTACACGAg GTGAAGAGCTAGGACAACGGCTTAGCGATTCTCATTCAGATTCGACTGACAGCGGTATACAATCTGTAGGCGGTGAAGAGACAGGCATGCACACGTCTCTTGTACATAAGGTATTGGGCGGAGAATGTCAGATTACTTATCAATGCGCACAATGTGACACCAGTTCTCGCAATACGGACAAATTTCGCGACCTGCAGTTGTGCTTTCCCGAAGAGATACAGGAGAATCAAGAGGTTTCCGTTCAAGATTTGATCAACTATTATCTCACGCCAGAAAAGCTCACTGGGGAGAATAAGTATCGTTGCGACAAGTGTATGAAATTATGCGACGCACAGAGAATTATCACGATTTTGCAAGCACCCGCGCACTTGATTCTAACGTTAAAACACTTCCGATACGACTTTGATACTCGATTAAGGACGAAACTTCGACACAAAGTAGTATATAATGATACCATACAGCTGCCAGTATCGGCAATTCCATTTACTGTAGCCGAAACGTATCATCTGTACGCCGCTGTCGTACATTCTGGATACAGTATGGATTACGGACACTACTTTACATACGCTTGTGATTCTAAGCAGAATTGGTACAAATTTAATGATAGCTTTGTAACTCAGACTACGTTCGAAGACTTCAAGAGCATGAAACCACCCGACACGCCGTATATATTGTTCTACGAGAAATCCGGAGCTCACGACGGGATTTACGAGGACGATAAGCCCGAATTGTCGACTCTAAGTAAACGTATACAGGAATTGATAGCGAATGACACTACGGATTACATTGATGAGCTCAGACGTCGAGCGGTAGCCTCGCAACGTAGTCAGCTTCCGACAAAACAATTGAGACAGCACAACAATTCCGACGATGATAATCCGCCACCTAGTAGTTGTCGTGGTGCAATTGACGTTCCAGCGAATCGCTTTCTTTATTGA